In Candidatus Tanganyikabacteria bacterium, one DNA window encodes the following:
- a CDS encoding Uma2 family endonuclease: MATQSHRKFMTYEEFEALPREGMITMLLDGEYVVLVSPTKRHQRIIGRLHLRLGNFLEAHPELGEVYLAPLDVVLSREARRVIQPDIFFISRERRDRAEGTLIEGMPDLAIEVLSRDANRYDKGKKLQYYDEYDTSELWHVWQDKPKIEVFRRDAAGRLRLALEVGRADLLQTPLLPGFELDTAALYRDLL; the protein is encoded by the coding sequence ATGGCCACGCAGTCCCACCGCAAGTTCATGACTTACGAGGAGTTCGAGGCATTGCCCCGCGAGGGGATGATCACGATGCTCCTCGACGGGGAGTACGTGGTCTTGGTCTCACCCACGAAGCGGCACCAGCGCATCATTGGCCGGCTCCATCTGCGCCTCGGCAACTTCCTCGAGGCGCACCCGGAGCTCGGCGAGGTCTACCTGGCGCCGCTCGACGTCGTGCTCTCCCGCGAGGCGCGGCGAGTCATCCAGCCCGACATCTTCTTCATCTCCCGCGAGCGCCGGGACCGGGCCGAAGGCACCCTGATCGAAGGCATGCCCGACCTGGCAATAGAGGTGCTCTCGCGCGACGCCAACCGCTATGACAAGGGCAAGAAGCTGCAGTACTACGACGAGTACGACACGTCGGAGCTGTGGCACGTGTGGCAGGACAAGCCCAAGATCGAGGTCTTCCGCCGGGACGCGGCCGGCCGGCTGCGCCTGGCCCTCGAGGTCGGCCGAGCGGATTTGCTGCAGACACCCCTGCTCCCCGGGTTCGAGCTGGATACCGCGGCGCTGTACCGGGACCTCCTGTAG
- a CDS encoding Ig-like domain-containing protein, translated as MTKIRLALNKARPALALALAPPLGNAHTDREGKFIIKILRKILKYRTASVPFTVQDEHPDLPPDTPPADAGPDPDPAKDLPLISDEEAAVPGKIVAVVQQEEEEESASGYRIQTTLESPLFLMAFVEPVSAGTAPSQVTPGSTTTLVNTAYSKLKAMSPAEIQKTAEAIDRMWSEEEALAALQGPLGALRALVSLASRDPAFAETVKASLAFVPPPPPVPLGVTASGWPEEPLFVPGPDAGGQVKPTTVRLAATVTMTDLSTGSTVTWSSSAPSIAKVDATGLVSAVADGTASIKATSADGKRSYADSVTVVSGGWIKTEVK; from the coding sequence ATGACCAAGATCCGTCTCGCTCTCAACAAGGCCAGGCCGGCCCTCGCCCTGGCTCTAGCTCCCCCGCTCGGTAATGCTCATACCGACCGCGAGGGAAAGTTCATAATCAAGATTCTGCGCAAGATCCTCAAGTACCGGACCGCGAGCGTTCCGTTCACGGTACAGGACGAGCATCCCGACCTCCCGCCCGACACGCCTCCTGCCGACGCCGGCCCCGATCCGGATCCCGCCAAGGATCTGCCGCTCATTTCCGACGAGGAGGCCGCCGTCCCGGGGAAAATCGTCGCCGTCGTCCAGCAAGAAGAGGAAGAAGAGTCGGCCTCGGGCTACCGGATCCAGACCACCCTCGAAAGTCCGCTGTTCCTGATGGCCTTCGTCGAGCCCGTGTCGGCCGGGACGGCGCCATCACAGGTAACCCCCGGGTCGACGACGACGCTCGTGAACACCGCATACAGCAAGCTCAAGGCCATGTCGCCCGCCGAGATCCAGAAGACCGCCGAGGCGATCGACCGGATGTGGAGCGAAGAGGAGGCACTTGCCGCCTTGCAGGGCCCGCTGGGAGCCCTGCGCGCGCTAGTGAGCCTCGCCAGCCGCGATCCGGCGTTTGCCGAGACCGTGAAGGCGTCCCTGGCCTTCGTACCGCCGCCGCCGCCCGTACCGCTCGGCGTCACGGCTTCGGGATGGCCAGAGGAGCCGCTCTTCGTACCGGGCCCCGACGCCGGGGGCCAGGTAAAACCGACCACCGTGCGGCTCGCCGCCACCGTCACCATGACCGACCTCAGCACGGGCAGCACCGTCACGTGGTCCAGCAGCGCGCCGTCGATAGCCAAGGTCGACGCGACCGGTCTCGTCTCCGCGGTGGCGGACGGCACGGCCAGCATCAAGGCGACCTCGGCTGACGGGAAGCGCAGCTACGCGGACAGCGTGACGGTCGTTTCCGGCGGCTGGATCAAGACGGAAGTGAAGTAG